The window GGTGGCCAGGCGGAGGGCCTGGGCCAAGAGGAGGAAGGGGAGGAGCCCCAGGAGCCGCATCCCCTTTAGCTTAGGGTATGGAGGTTCTTAAGGAGGCCCTGCGCCTTTGGGAAGAGGGGCGCTACTTTGAGGTGCACGAGGTCTTGGAGGAGGCCTGGCGGGAGGCGGAAGGGGAGGAGAGGCGCTTCCTCCAGGGGCTCATCCTCCTGGCCGCGGCCCTGCACCAGAAGGCCCTGGGGAAGACGGGCTTGGGGAACCTGAGGAAGGCCGAGGCCCGCCTAAAGGGCCTCCCCTCCCCCTACCTAGGGGTGGACTGGGAGGCCCTTCTGGGGGAGGCCCGGCGTAGACTTGGGGCGTGAGCGCTTGGGTGTACGCCTACCGCGGCGAGCTTGTGGAGAACCGCCACGCCCTTTCCCTGGTCCTTTTCGGGCGGGAGGGGGTCTTGGCCTACGGGGGGGACCCGGCCCGGGTGGCCTACATGCGTTCCTCCGCCAAGCCCTTCCAGGCCCTGGCCCTTTTCCTCACCGGGGCGGTGGAGCGCTTTGGCCTTTCGGAAGAGGAGGTGGCCCTCGCCACCGCCAGCCACGACGGCACCGAGGCCCACGTGGCCGTGGCCCAGGGGTTTTTGGAAAAGCTCGGCCTGGGGCCGGAGCACCTGGCCTGCGGGGTCCACCCCCCCTTTTCCAAGGAGGCCCGGAAGGCCCTGGAGGCGAAGGGCCTGGACCCCACCCCCCTCCACCACAACTGCTCGGGGAAGCACGCGGGGATGCTGGCCGCCGCCTTGGCCCTGGGGGCGCCCATCGAGGGCTACGAGCGCCCGGACCACCCGGTGCAGCGCCTGAACCGGAAGACCCTCCTGGACCTCACCGGGGCCGAGCCTATAGCGGCCACGGACGGGTGCAGCGTGCCCACCTTCGCCCTGCCCCTGGCCCGGGCCGCCCGGGCCTTTTACCTCCTGGCCCGGCCCGAGGAGGCCCCCCCGCCCTACCGGGAGCCCCTCCGCCGGGTGGGGGCGGCCATGCGCCGCCACCCGGAGCTGGTGGCGGGCCCGGGGAGCATCGACACCCTCCTCATGGAGCGCCTTCCCCTCCTCGCCAAGCGGGGGGCGGACGGGTACTACGGCCTGGCCCTCCCCGAAACCCCCCATGGCCCCCTGGGGGTGGCCCTGAAGGTGGAGGACGGCGCTTCCCAGGCCCGGGAGGTGGCGGTGGTGGCCCTCCTCCGCCTCCTGGGCCTGGACCCCGGGGAGACCCCCTGGGACCGCCCGGTCCTGAGGAACCACCGGGGCCTCGAGGTGGGGCGCCTCGAGGCCCACCTGGACCTCACCTGGCTCTAGCCCCCAAGAGCCTCCACCAGCCGCCGGAAGGCCGGGGGCACCGGGGGCGGGGGGGCCCCGTCCGCCCAGGAGAAGCGGGGGTCCTCTAGGGGGCCTTCCCCCACCCCCATCCCCCGGGGGAAGAGGGGCCTTAGGTCCAAGGGGCCCGCCTCCTCCCCCCCGAAGGCCTCCCGGAAGCGGGCCACCTCCCCTTCCGGGCCGAAGTGGAAGGCGTAGAGCTCGTCCCAAAGCCGGAAGAGGAAGCGGGGGAGGGGGTGAAAGGGGGGAAAGCCGCCCGTCCAGGGCCGTTTCAAGAAGGCCGAGGCCCGGCCCGGGCGGAGGCGGAAGACGGCCTCCAGGGTCCTCCCCAAAAGGCCGAAGCTCCCCACGAAGGGGCGCACCAGGTCGTACCCCTGGACGTTCTTCACCACCACCCCCCCCGCCCGCACCCGGAGGCCCCCCGGGGTGAGGAAGGCCACCCCCAGGACCTCCGCGGGGAAGAAGAAGGTCTGGGCGAACCCTCCCCGCTCCACAAGCCCCCCCACCCCCCCGGGGAGCTCCACCGGGGGGAAAGGGGGGAAAAGCCCCGTGCCCTCCAGGGCCGCGTACACCTCCAAAAGCCCCCTCTCCCCCTCGGCCAAGAGGTACTGGTCGGCGGCGTGGACCTCCATGGGGATACCTTAGCGCACGGGGGCGAGGAGGAGGGCGAGGAGGGAGAGGAGGAGGCCCAGGCCCACCCCTAAGGGGAAGCTGTGGAGGAAAAAGGGGTAGAGGAAGCCCGCCAGGGTGCCCCCCAGGTAGAAGCTCGCCACGTAGGCCCCGCTCACCCCCGCCCCCCGCCGCCCCGCGGCGCTCGAGGCCAGGCTCTGGGCGGTGAAGAGGGCGGCCATCTCCAGGACGAAGCCCAGGACCAAAAAGGGGGGCGGCAGGAGGAGAAGCCCGATCCCCAGGAGGACCAGGAGGAAGGCCAGGCGGAAGGTGGCCACCGCCCCAATCCGGCGGGCGAGGACGCCCGAGAGGGCGCTCCCCGGGATGCCGAAGAGGTAGGCCAGGTAGACCAGGCCCACCTGGCTCGGGCGGAAGCCCAGCTCCAGGAGGCGGTAGGGGAGGAGGTTGGCCAGGAAGAGGTTCAGGAAAAGGAGGATGGCCCCCACCAGGTAGAGGTCCAGGGCCTTTAGGTCGTACCGGGGAGCCCCTAAGGGGGGAAGGGCCTTGGGGCCCCTTAGGACCAGCCCCCCGAGGAGGAGGGCGGGGAAGGAAAGGGCGAGGAGGGCCCCCCGCACCCCCACCCCCTCCGCCAAAAGCCCCGCCAAAACCCGGCCCAGCCCCCCGCCCAGGACGTTCCCCGCCATGTACACCCCGGCCATCTCCAAGGCCTTCTGGGGGAAGAGAAGGGGGATGAGGGCGATGGAAAGCCCCGGCACCAAGGCCGCCCCCACCCCCTGGAGGAGGCGGGCCAGGGTCCAGAAGGGGAGGCTTGGGGCCAGGGCCCCCAGGACCCCGCCCAGGCCCACCAGGAGGAGGCCACTCCCCAAGAGGAGCCCAGGGGGCAGGGGCAGGCGGGGCACCAGGGGGGAGAGGAGGACCAGGAGGAGGAGGGGCAGGCCCATCCCCGGCCCCGCGGCCCCCGGGGGGGCCCCGAAAAGCCCTTCCAAAAGGGGAAGAAGGGGCACCACCGCGTACAGGGCGCTGTAGAGGGCCACTCCGGAAAGGAGCACCGCCAGGCGCATGCCCCTCATGGTAAGGGAAAGGACATAGGCCCCGGGGGCAGGGTGGTAGGATAGGGGCGGAGGTGACAGCATGACGGTGAACGAAAGCACGGCCGACCGGGTTATCCGCTTTATCCTGGCCCTCCTCCTCTTCTACTTCGGGGCCCAGGCGGCGAGCCCCTGGAACTGGGTCCTCATCGTGGTGGGGGTGGTCCTGCTCTTCACCGCCCTAACGGGCTTCTGCGCCCTGTATAAGCTCCTCGGCATCAGCACCAAGCGGTGAGCCCCGCCCCCGGCCAGCGGGTCCGGATAGAGTTTTGGAAGTACCCCGAGGAGCGCCTCCACTACTTCTGGGAGGCCGAGGTGGTGGAGGTGCGGCCTGAAGGGGTGCTCACCCTCCTGCCCCAGGGGGGGGTTTTCCACCACGTGGCCAAGGGGCGGCGGGTGGTCCTGGACCACGACGCTTACGTGGCCTTTTTCCCCGGGGCCTGGTACTCGGGGGGGCCGGACGTGCGCGGGGGGCGGGTTTTGGAGTACTACTGGAACGTCCAGACCCCCGCGGAATGGACGGGGTGGGGCTTCCGCCAGTACGACCTCGAGCTGGACGTGCGCTGCCGGGCCGACCACACCTGCGAGGTCTTTGACCGGGAGGAGTTTCTCCTCAAACGCCCCCTCTACCCCAAGGCCTGGGCGGAGGAGGCGGAGCGGGCGGTGGAGGCCATCTTCCGGCACATGCGGGAGAGGCGCTGGCCCGTTCTGCCTCCGGGGGAGCCCTTGCCCTGGATGGAGCGCGTCTAGGGGAGGAGGGCGGGCCTTCCCTTCCCTCCGGAGGCAAGCCCCGGCCCCCAGGCCTTCAAGGGGTAGAGCCTCCTCCCCTCCACCCGCCAGCGCCCTTCCAGCACCACGCTGTAGAGAAGCCCTTTAAAGAAGCCGTGGAAGCTGTCCTCCCAGGTCTCGAGGTTCTGGGCCCTCAAGGGGTAGTTGTGCCAGGCGGGGCCCAGATAGTAGAGCCAAGGGTCCTCCAGGGGCCGGGTGTCCTCCTTGGGGAGGCCCAGGAGGGCGTTAAAGTAGCCCCGGAGGCGGCTTGCGGTGAAGAGGAGGTTCAAGTAGGGGTCCTCCAGGGCCCTTCGGGCCTCGGCCTCCGTCTTGGGGAAGGGCCGGGCTGGGTCCCAGGCCCCGAAGAGGCGGAGGCGTTCTTCCTGCTTCAGGGCATCCTCCCAGCTCATCTGGGCCAGGCCCAGGGTGCGGCTTAGGGGGGCCTCCCCCTGGAGCTCCGAAAGCCCCAAGGCCAGCCCGTCCGCCGCTTCCCGCACCCCCCGGGAAAGCCCTAAGGCCTTATCCCCCCCGTACTGCTCGTTGTCCACGATGGCCGCCAGCACCCCTGGGGGGATCCTGAGGGCATACCCCGCGGCCCGGAGGGCCTGCTGGTGGGGCAGGACGTGCCAGGGGGCGGTGGGAAGGCCTTCCAGGGAAAGGGGCTTCCCCCGCACCGCCTGCCCCAGGGCTAAGATCCACTTCCTGGCGTCCTGCAGGGCCTTTTCCCCGTCCTCGTAGGCCGAGCGCTTCCCTGCGGCCTGGTTCATGAGCTCCAGCCTCAGGAGGCGGTCGTAGGCCCGGGCGGCCTCCTTTCCCAGGAGGAGATGGAGGCTCGCCTTGTTCTTGAGGTGCAGGGCCACCAGGGCCTCCCGCTTGGGGGGCGGGTAGGGGAGGAGGGCCCTGAGGGAGGGGGCTTTGGGGGGGGCTTGGGGCTCGGGCAGGGCAAGGAAAAGGGCCCCCGCCAAGAGGAGGAGGAGCCAGGGGCCCCGGGGCATGGGCCTAGTCGCCCGCGTCTTCCAACGCCGGAGCGGGGACCTCCACCGTGGCCTCCACGGGGTAGCCCGCGTAGGTGCGGCGGCCTCCGGGGGTCCTCTCCAGGACCTCGCGCCACTCCGCCAGGTTCAGGAAGCGGTCCGCCTGGTTCCTAAGCTCCAGGTCCACCAGCTCATGGGCCCCCAGGAGGTGGATCTCCTTGCCCAGGTTCCGCAGGACCCCGAAGGTGTAGGCCAGGTCGCCGGAACCGCTGGCCACCACCGCCCGGTCCCAGCGGGGGGCGGTGGTGAGGAGGTCGGTGGCCATCATGGCCTCAAACCGGGCCTCCCCCCGCACCAGGCGGCTCCGCACGGTGTAGCCCATGAAGACCAGGGCGTCTATGAAGCGCTGCTGCCGTTCGTCCTCAGGGTCGGTGATGGGGGCGTAGTAGAAGGCGTTGTAGAGCTGTTCCGGGGTGGCGAACTGGGTGAGGACCCGGCGGTGGTCCACGTTCCAGCCCAGGCGCTTGGCGGCCTGGTACATGTAGGACCCGTCAATGAAAAGGGCAATCCGCATATGCCCTTATCCTAAGGGGCCGGCTATGCAAAAGTCCACCACCGCGTGCGCCCCGCTCAGGCCGGGGCCTTTTCCTCCGCTTTTTCCGAGGAGTGGCCGGGGTTCACCTTGAGGGCGGGGTTGGCGTAGGCCGCCGCGTGGTTGGCGGCGATGGCCGCCTCCCCGAAGCCCAGCACGATGAGGGGAAGCTTCCCCGGGTAGGTGACGATGTCCCCGCAGGCGTAGACCCCGGGGATGCTGGTGGCCATGGTGGTGTCCACCTTGATCCGGTTCTTCTCCAGCTCCAGGCCCCAGTTGGCC of the Thermus oshimai DSM 12092 genome contains:
- a CDS encoding DUF402 domain-containing protein, which produces MSPAPGQRVRIEFWKYPEERLHYFWEAEVVEVRPEGVLTLLPQGGVFHHVAKGRRVVLDHDAYVAFFPGAWYSGGPDVRGGRVLEYYWNVQTPAEWTGWGFRQYDLELDVRCRADHTCEVFDREEFLLKRPLYPKAWAEEAERAVEAIFRHMRERRWPVLPPGEPLPWMERV
- a CDS encoding YgaP family membrane protein; translation: MTVNESTADRVIRFILALLLFYFGAQAASPWNWVLIVVGVVLLFTALTGFCALYKLLGISTKR
- a CDS encoding DUF309 domain-containing protein — translated: MEVLKEALRLWEEGRYFEVHEVLEEAWREAEGEERRFLQGLILLAAALHQKALGKTGLGNLRKAEARLKGLPSPYLGVDWEALLGEARRRLGA
- a CDS encoding FAD-binding oxidoreductase; its protein translation is MEVHAADQYLLAEGERGLLEVYAALEGTGLFPPFPPVELPGGVGGLVERGGFAQTFFFPAEVLGVAFLTPGGLRVRAGGVVVKNVQGYDLVRPFVGSFGLLGRTLEAVFRLRPGRASAFLKRPWTGGFPPFHPLPRFLFRLWDELYAFHFGPEGEVARFREAFGGEEAGPLDLRPLFPRGMGVGEGPLEDPRFSWADGAPPPPVPPAFRRLVEALGG
- a CDS encoding MFS transporter encodes the protein MRLAVLLSGVALYSALYAVVPLLPLLEGLFGAPPGAAGPGMGLPLLLLVLLSPLVPRLPLPPGLLLGSGLLLVGLGGVLGALAPSLPFWTLARLLQGVGAALVPGLSIALIPLLFPQKALEMAGVYMAGNVLGGGLGRVLAGLLAEGVGVRGALLALSFPALLLGGLVLRGPKALPPLGAPRYDLKALDLYLVGAILLFLNLFLANLLPYRLLELGFRPSQVGLVYLAYLFGIPGSALSGVLARRIGAVATFRLAFLLVLLGIGLLLLPPPFLVLGFVLEMAALFTAQSLASSAAGRRGAGVSGAYVASFYLGGTLAGFLYPFFLHSFPLGVGLGLLLSLLALLLAPVR
- a CDS encoding asparaginase; the encoded protein is MSAWVYAYRGELVENRHALSLVLFGREGVLAYGGDPARVAYMRSSAKPFQALALFLTGAVERFGLSEEEVALATASHDGTEAHVAVAQGFLEKLGLGPEHLACGVHPPFSKEARKALEAKGLDPTPLHHNCSGKHAGMLAAALALGAPIEGYERPDHPVQRLNRKTLLDLTGAEPIAATDGCSVPTFALPLARAARAFYLLARPEEAPPPYREPLRRVGAAMRRHPELVAGPGSIDTLLMERLPLLAKRGADGYYGLALPETPHGPLGVALKVEDGASQAREVAVVALLRLLGLDPGETPWDRPVLRNHRGLEVGRLEAHLDLTWL
- a CDS encoding NYN domain-containing protein, giving the protein MRIALFIDGSYMYQAAKRLGWNVDHRRVLTQFATPEQLYNAFYYAPITDPEDERQQRFIDALVFMGYTVRSRLVRGEARFEAMMATDLLTTAPRWDRAVVASGSGDLAYTFGVLRNLGKEIHLLGAHELVDLELRNQADRFLNLAEWREVLERTPGGRRTYAGYPVEATVEVPAPALEDAGD